GGAGATACTTATTTGTTCCGACGTTCTTTTTTATATATTGAAGTGGAAACCTGCGTCAACATATTTTAAAGGTTCTTGTTCATTGGCATATGTGAGTTTCTAAAGAACGTACAGGGACGCTCTCTGATTTAGTACCATATATAACGGACAACgtaacataaaaaagaaaggagcgaTTTTTCTCAATATATTTTGATGATGTAATGTAATACAATTGTAAGCAGCCCATTTTCATCCGAGGTGTTTGCAACTTTATTGCGAGGCGCATTCCATTGTTCTGATACGAAAACGATCGTGTTCCACTATACCAGCATTATATGATGCACCGCAAACGCAAGCTATGCGCACACACTTCATCATCTTACTATCTAAAAGAAGTTGAAAGAGACTAGCAAAAATTTTCATTCGCCTTTTAACACAGCAGGATTACGTGTAATTGATATCGCAGCTATGCGAGTTGCCTTACACCTATATATGCGATTCTATTTAGTTCGTCATTGATCCATTCAAAACTTCTGCACGTTAGTCGGCGTCCGCTTACCTGCTGGTGAGTGTATGTGATGCCCTGGTCGAGACCTCGCTAGCACAGATTTGTTTCCATTTCGATATAACCGCTGTTTTAGATGCTGCGCTTATAATACCTCAATTGTGTTGCAGTTGAAAACGTTGAGCGCTTGACTTCATTTTAGGTTTTAAAAGCAATGGCTTCGAGGAGTGTTATATTGGGGCAACCATAATAATAGTGTTAATAATAGGGCTGATAGCGTAGCTAACTCCGCTATTAACCCTGTGCAATTTTCTGTTacctgactgtcaggcactgccagtcaagccctctgaggctttggtaggcctgccaTCTGTACTTTGTTTTCCGTCACGCACAAtgaagattgtattgtattgtattgttaCCACAGAATTTTGACTGCATATAGGCTGCTCCCGAAATTATTGTGGGGATTTCGGTACCTCTGACATACTTAATTTCTTCGTGAATTCGCACCATCTGATTGAATGCGGCAGCAAAACCGGGACATTATATAACATACAGAAGTCAGGCCTGCAGGCGATGTACAGCGGCCCACCTATAGAATAAAAAGTTGAAAAATTAGATCCAAAACTACGTCAACACCTTTAATATGTTGGCGCCAAATATGATCTTTCTTAAGAAAGGTGTCCATCCTTCCTAAAGGTGTATTACAGGATTACCGTCATAAATATTGAAGCAGCAGTTTTCTATAGAAGGAAAATATCAATTTTAAAATTCTATATAGAAGTACAAGCCTAAATGACGCTAAAAACCAACACGACCAAAGGAAGCGCTAATAAACAACCAACGTGATAGCAGCATAAAAGTCTTCCTTTGCCATGGCTACATCAAGTTTTTCTTTGTAAGTAACGAAATGAGTATACTTTCTCAAGCATGCCTTCGGGAAAACATTGTCTCTTCGACAATTCAAGTCAGATTTCGTGAGCTGGAGTTCTTCGCACTAACTTTTGAATATATTAACGTTGCTACTGGCTTCAACGTTAATCCACAGCTTTCTTGTTTTACGCTGGCGACGATTTGGAGGAACTACGTGAAAGGGGGCGCTTTGATCAATTTTGCTCGAGAATGCCGGCTTCCGTAGAACTAATTTTCCTTATTCACGTTCTGTAGGTTTTGAGTTATTGATTCATTTGGCCTAGCTTAGCGCTCTACTCACCACGAGATTAGCTGAAATAGTCGAGCAACCACCTTCTATAGATAATCGAAGGCACCTGCAGAGGAAGCGAATTGCTTAAGTAGTACAGAGAAATCAAATGGACACGAAAACAATAGTACAAATGAGTTATGTCCTTGTCAATAACGAATGTTGATCGCAGCACAAATTCAGAGGACATGATTTCTTAAACAGCATGGCATGCAGACGACACAAACGACGGTTGCAACAGAACGACAGAATCGTGATGATGGTAACGACGGCCCAACAACGCTGGCAGCATGAGCCAAACGGCACGATTACAACGAAATCACGGCATCAAAATGACGGTGGCATGACAACACAATGACAAATGCATGACAGGGGTTCCAGGACGACGGCTACAATTGTGCGTATTTATTATGAGAGGCCGCATGCTCCTTCGGCTATTGGCATTTAAACCTCGAAGATCCAACGATACTTGCAAGTCATTCTAGAAGAAGATGTTGTGATGTGGTACGATGAGATGACACATATAGAGAAGAGATGCGAAGCCATATTTGTCACGTCGTCACGTCACGTCGTCACTTGTCACGTGTCATATGACACGTCGCGCAACGGAGTACACGGATAACGAACGCCTGCAAGCTAGCGCCATCACAGACAAAGAGTTTAAAGCCTCTGGCGACGCAcaggcgactgaaagcgctttcATTTGGGGTTCGAAAACCATATCTCAGTATTACTCGGCTACGCAAGGATTACATGTCCACCCCGCTTAATGTCCGGCCACTGACATCACAGTAGGCTAAATATAATAAATGAAGAACCGACTGTATGAGTTATATAGGTGATGTGTAAGCATTTCCTACTAATTACCTGCGGCTTCTTTGTGGCATGCAGCTGTGTTTAaaataattgcgagaaacaccgcgaaagaatCATGAAACGGAGAACCATGTTACGATACAGAAATTTTAAATGACACTAGCGGGAGAAGATGAAGAAGAGGCGAGAAGCAGCAATGTTCGCTTATGTTGCATAATTGTGTGTTTCGATGATGCGGCTtcttcgtggaagatgagcactgaCCGATGTGTGCTGTAGTTCGTGACGTAATCGAATGGCGTCGCGTTTGGTAGACCTCGCATGTAGACGTGGTCGGGGGCGCTGCCTCCTCTCGATTATCATCCGTGATCGGCTTTACTCAGGCGAGGGCTACGTATGGCGGAACAGCGCTGGCCAAACCTTGAAAACTATCATCGATGGCGACAGAGTTTATAGCTTCATGTTCACTGATTTCTCGCGGCTTAGTTCGAGTTGAAGAGAGAGCCAACACAAAGGTCAAATCGCTCGCAGCTGCAGGCCGTATCTCCGAAACGATTGTGTTACATTGACGACGCACAGGTTTCCTTGTAGGGTAGGCATAGAAACGATTGCTCATATGTAGACAAAGAGCGCTATTGGTATAGAAGGCGCGCCCGTCGAGATTTTAATCAGTGACTCAATTTTTTACAACGAACACAACCTGGGGCAGAAGTAAACGAAGTGTGAAACCTAAATATATTAAAAACCTGGTAACTTCACCACCATAGTAGGGAATCGACTTCACCGCTGCTGTTCCGCATTGGTGAACTAAACTTTAATGATATATAGAGGACAGTAGCAAATATACGTACTGCTCTTTGCCCACCAAAATAATACAGCGTGCGTATTATCTGTCTCAACTGTACCCTTTCAGATACTTCAGTTAGCAAGGGATCATCTGCAAACAGCTGAAATATCTTTAGATGACGCCAACACCATTTCACCACGCTCATGACGCCCCGGCCGTGGCGTAGCAGTTTTCTTTCAACATATAGCGACGTCGATGCTGAAGTTAATCTCCCTGTCCCAGCAGTACGATGGCAGAGTTGGCTTCAAGAAAAGAAATTCCAAAGGGACAGAAATCCAAGCAAAGCCGGTTTGGAGGTTTTAAATTGTATAGCTCTAAAGACGTCACACGAACTCAGTCCGCACTGGAAACCAAGTCTTGTGTTATGGTACACAGATTCGTATGCGACGTTTATCTCGTATACGACAAGTGTTGACGACTCGATGGTCAATTAAGTGTCCGAATACTGTAAAGTGCCTCATCTCTTGGGCTGGCTTATTCTAGGCTAACGTGACATAACGAAGGGTGATAAGTAATGCTTTGGTGCGGTGTCGACGTATATTTAAAGCGTGCACGTGGGCAGTGGCTAGCATCCACCTGGCAAATTATTTTGTGAAATGACGTCCTCTTGTTGTGGCTTGTGGTGCCCGAACAAAGCCGCTGTACCTCAAAAGGTACCGAACGGTACGGCATGGGCCGCAGTGCGGCACTGAAACATTCTATATGTCATCTACACTCATCATCATATGGGACCAACTGTACTGCGGTGGCGGCTGTGTATGGCGGGGACGCGCGGGACCAACCTTGAGAGCAGTTATCGATGGCGAAAGTGTTGATAGCTTAGTTGTGGGCTGGTTTCTCtccgcttagttcgcattgaagagAGACGCAACGCGGCGGTAAATTTACTCGCTGCTGCAAGCGGTATCTTCGAAACGATTGTGTTACGTGAAAGACGCACGCGTTtactcgttgggtaggcatagaaatggtTGCGCACTTCTAGGCAAAGAACGCTATTGGCATTCAACGTGGCTATTCGTTTTTATGAAATGGAGTGATGTTGTGGTGGCTTGTAGTGCCCGAAAAGAGGCGATTTGCCCCTAAAGGCACCTACGTAACGGTATTGACAGCAGTGTGGCTTTCTAATGTATTATACCTGATCTACACTCGTTTCTTCAAATACTCTTTTTCTCTAAATGCGTAGTTGTCGTCGACGTAAAATATATGCTGTGGAGTGAGAACTTAGTTGTGGTAGAGCATCAATTCGGTGGAAGAATCATATACCTTGAAGGTACAAATTTGCAAAAACGTGAGATACTTTTTCCGACATTCAAATACCTTATATTTTGTTATGTAAAATAAGGAAACTGCGGCTCCGGTAACTAGGTTGTGAGTTTCCTTATATTCTGATTTACACATATGTCTGTATGACAaagtaatttattttttattcataaaTAAGCGAACCAAATTTCGTACTCTAAGAATCATCACATCTGAGTAAGTTGGAATTATTGAATGTAAATGTATAATCCTATGTAACCATACATTTGCAGCAGTTCGGCAAACAGAATGCTGCTCGGGTTGATCCAACCTTAGTATTTTAATATATTTTATTAATACTTTCTTTATGATATTCATTTTTGTTTCCTCTTTGTTATTATGGTTGCATTACCTTGCGGTCAAGAGATATACCTCAGTGGGCGAAACTTCTTTTGTCGACATATTTAGGTTTCGACTAGGAAAAATTGTTTAAGTGTAGTGCCTTTAATCATTACAAAATATGATTGTGTTATAATAAATCAATAGCAAAGGTAAGCTTCTGTACTTAATAGGGCAGTAGTTCAGAGCACAGTGATATTCTTTTACCATCGTGGTAGCTTTCTAGCTATGGCCTTTAATGTGAAGAATTAGCGTGTCCCAGCTATCGCGGCTTGCACGTTTTAAAAAACATCGACTCGCAGATACGACGTTGAGACGAATGGTGTTTTGTTAAGAACCGCCTTGCGCACACTTGTGCATTTTTCTCTTATCAGTAATCAAATAATTCGAGTAATCAAGTAAAAAAAGAGTAAGCGCTTTCGCTATAGTGCAAGCTAGAATGCCGAATTGTACATCGCATTTGAAACATCATGTCCAGCATTTTTCATGTCGCTACTTCTTTAAGTTATTGTTTCTGCCTTTCAGTGTTGTGGCGCAAAACGCGAGAAAAATGTGAGGGGAACACAAGCCTAGACATTTTTCGCATGTAAAGCGGCGATCACCCAAAGCGGTTTCAAAGAGTTATGACCAATAGCAAACATAGTGACTTCGAAAATGCCACAAGGCCATGGCGTAGCACTTGGCTGCTGTGCGGCGAAGAAACAGCCAATGGCATGCTGTTTGCTAGAACATATCTCAATGGCTTGGAATGATGACAATAAATACCGCTGAAGtgaaccaaaaaaagaaagtcgcaagttcgtccgaaaggcgaagcatcgattgcgatcgcTAATCAGTAGACAGCTGGCTACGCGAAGTAAGAAAGGTAGCTTTATTGGCCATATAATGTTGTAAACATCACCACACTAACTAAATAACCAAACAAGATGTAATGTgtgcacgagcaaacatgaacacgtctccctcgatgaccgcagaaactcgctgtcaatacACTAGGGCAAGGAGGCACGgctgcagcagcaagcgaattgaccttcgtgctacctTTCGCATCAATGTGAATAAAGCCGCAGAAATGTGCTCCGTGGATTCGTCCCCGGCCCAGATGTCTTTCAAAATACAGCGGCCCCGGTGGGCCGGTGCCCCACCCAGACCACCCGTACTAGCACGCCCGCCCTccttcctccctccccccccccccccctcaagagACTGGTGTGTGAAAGAAGGCGGGAAGCTTCCTCCCCTCTTCCCTACCTTGCGTTAGCGAGTTGAGTGGCGATTACTGGCTCATCCGCGCACGCTcaactcacacatacagcatgcggcgcgcggcgatATTATTAACCATGGcctttatatggaacctcacagGGGCGCCGGCAGCGATGGTTGAAATGCGCATGGAGTATCACTATAATTtctatcgcattaaaaaaacaaaggaaCAGGAGGGATGCAGCTGCTTGTCATTTGCTATAGTAAAATCCAAGTACGCCGCTTTGTTACTAGCATTAAAACTTCTTTTGAGCACTGCTCTAGCTTCCTCAAAACATGTGATACCTCCTCCAACTGGCATTTTTGTTTCAGATTTTGCGCCACAACATTCACATGCTGAAAAAGTAACTGGAAAGAATGTAGCGAGGTGGAAATATTTAAGTATGCTGCTTTCAAATGCGACGCAGAAACTTGACAATCAGGCTTAAGAATTTATGCAAGAAATTAAAGATTTACGAAGTGGATTTTGAGTAGCTagctaatggggggggggggggggggggggatccatGGTAAGCGAAAAATGTATCAATCAGTGTGCGCATGGCTATTCCTAACAAAACACCATTGTTATCATGGTTGTTTCTCGTAGCCCCTCCGTAAGCAGCTTGGCCGCATAAGCTACACACACTTCATAAATGTGAACCATGAGTTTACTTACATGGCTCGGAAAATTAACAAATATTTGCTCTATTCCAAATAAAAAAGGCAAACGACTACCAACTCAAAATACTCTTCGATTTTTTAATCATGGCCTCATCTTGCTAAGGCAGATtcttcaaatttttgaaaaagcTTAATGTCTTTCATTCTTTTGCAAGTCTGATGAAATGAGGTTTCTCGGATTCTGGCTATACTGCGACGCACACCCCATGGTAAAGGCTGAAGCGTAGCCTTTGACACATTTTCGGCCACATCAGTTTCTGAGCTTGCATCTCCATTGACATGCACGGGTCGCGTGCGTGTTTTTCTCTTTCGCCCACATCGCAATGCGGACGCTCGACTTGGAGCTGGAACCGGGATTTTGTCCTCAACAGGTGGGCTCCACAGCCGCTAAGTTGAGCAAAAAGTTTACATGGTGAAAAATACGGTAAGTTATCAAAACTAAGATAGCTTTTGCTTAAAACGTCGGCTTATAATGCATTTACCACAGTTAATTTTCACAGAATTGTTTGTAGTGATACGTACTAAGGTAACTGATACAAGGACTAACTTTTACGCTGTGTCCTACGTCAATTGTTTTCCCAGTAATGCTCCTCGAACGAACTGAGAGCGGCATGTGCGTAATTCAGAAGAATTTGTAACTAGAAACATCCACGCTTAAAACTTCCTTGATCATTGAACTTTTGTTCCAAGGTTGCAGCTGGTATGAATGTGTCAAATATCAGGATACATTTGTTGACGCATGCAGTGACGCCGTTCATGGCTGCTTAAGTTTTTTACCCCTCAAGCACCTCACATATAAATTGGAGGCAGGATTGCTTTGTTCGCTAGATCTGCCTTTGCAGCGAATTGATGATGAAGGTAGcactcttgctttctctctttggCGCAGCCATGGCTGCAAGTGACGGCAAAGAATCAGTGCCGGGTCAGAAGCTTCTTTGGCAGAATGAAAGTTTGGTTGGAGGTTATCAAGATGCCTGGAAAGTAAGTGGTTTCGCTTTATTCGGCAAAACATACTAAAGGCGACTACATTTTGGCAGTAGTATGCGGGCGTGAAAAATACATTCCAGATACAAAACCCTAGTTCTTCCTATTACCATTTTCCGGCCTTTTTTGCAGATTCATTCTCGGTTCTCACCACGCGTTTCAAATAGCACCAGGAAATTATTAAATGATGCTTTTGAAGAGTTTTTTGAAAACGTTACGCAAGCGCTGTCACAGTGCTATCACTTAAAAAACTCGTGTTGGAAATCGATTGTTAACAGTTTTCAGCAAAAGTTATGTGCATTTTAGTTGAGAGTCGTTATACAAGTTTTAGTGCTAGAATTTCCGCTTAAACTAGAGCGTGCTGATAAATGAAATGGTATCGAAACTGCTTTACGGAGGCATTTCACGTAATAGGGATTTCTGTATCAGGGAAAATTTCTGAAATGAGGAAATTGGCCATGTTTCAGCTCTCTAAGCCATAATGCCTGGTAGAACTTATTTGTTTTCTAGGAAATGTCTGCTTCGATGCTGACAAGTCGGTACTAAAAATGCAGAAAGTGCAATATTATGTGGTAGAGTAGCAATAAAGTATCGATGCCTAATATGTATTCAAAAGGTCTTAGAAAACTATACGGATACGCGGAAAGATACTCGAGCATGAAATAGTTTGTAAGTAATGCAAAATGATTTAGCAGCCCGCAGTAACTATTTTTGCAAaaattttaagcaagatacaggTATTTAATTTCAACTGACCTTTTGTGCTGTTACTACGCTTTTCAGAGCATTGGACAAGCAGAGAACGTGACGTATGTACTCGCCAAGGCAACATACGAAAATGACACAGGATCCTGGGGTCAACAATTCAAGTGCCTGAGCGTGAAAGAAACAAATAAGAATGAGACAGCTAAAACAGTTACATCTGTTTTCACGTTCAGAAATGCGTCTAGCCATGGTTCAGAATAGTGAGTATCTAAACATTTCACTAGAATAGCCTGAATTGTGAAGGAGTTACTTACTTAGCTTTAAAGTCTAATTAAAACAGTGTTTGGCGTCATCTGCCATCCTATATAGATGTCTTGCTTATCATGTGTACAATGGTTATTTTCTCTGCAATATTTATTGCTAAAGGAGACTTGGCAAGGTGTCTGCCCAGAAAATGTTTAAGTCGAGTCATGTCCTGAACTATGCCTTCAAAATCAGTATTTAGTACCACATCTGAGGTCCTCCCATTTAGTAGGCTACTTTTAAGAATATTCAGAATATTACTTATCTGGCCGTTCAGCAAGAACAACTGATCTCAAAGATGCATTGTTCTTTTAGAATACGGCACACGTAGACTTAAAGATAAAAGAAAACGAGGCCCCATTGCAGAGTCTGTCAAAGCTAGGTACCACGCTATCTTCGTCAAATATCACTGAAGTTATCGCATTGCAGCTAATGCTAAATCATAACTTAGCGAAAACGTTACAGATCTTGCAAAGTTCTGATGACGACCAAGGCTCTAAACAAGTGCTACTTTCAATGATGATGGAAGACGAGAAATGCTCTGGAAGACTACGGCGCGCCTTAAGCTCTGTAAATCTTATGTcttaaatgtgagagaaatacttTACTAATCCATACACAGGTGGTATTGTATCAGGGCACGGCCGTCATGACAGATAAGCTTTCTCCCTCTGAAGAGAAACAGTTTTAATGTATTCTCAATGAAATATTCTTACAGCAGCAAATATGTGCTACGTTCTGCGCGGATTTCAGGTGCTTGTGTTCTTGTTCGTCACGCTTCGGAACAAAACCGGTAATAACAACAAGGAAACATTGGAAGAAATATTTCTGTATTTGTATGTCAACGCTCAAATAATAAGGTGGAATTAAAAGTAACCATTAACCATTTAGCCAACCGTGGCACTATCAGTCCCTCCAGTACGTTATATATTCTCGAACATTCAAGTTCGCGAACCCTTTTGACTACCATAAGATTGAGCACCTCAGATCCCTTTATAATTCCTACTCATCTGATATTATTGGCCTTGGATATAGTCTTGACACCCTAAAGTTACATAAGAGAATGTCTACTCCAAAGCTATTCTACTACGTTATACCTTTAGCAAA
The nucleotide sequence above comes from Dermacentor andersoni chromosome 10, qqDerAnde1_hic_scaffold, whole genome shotgun sequence. Encoded proteins:
- the LOC126543560 gene encoding male-specific histamine-binding salivary protein-like, which encodes MMKVALLLSLFGAAMAASDGKESVPGQKLLWQNESLVGGYQDAWKSIGQAENVTYVLAKATYENDTGSWGQQFKCLSVKETNKNETAKTVTSVFTFRNASSHGSEYFNVTETVQAVSTEGYSTTKNAIHYLVAGNFTDQLIFTDGEVCDVFYVPYQSNGCELWVRKENVSSIPECCLFVFNVFCAQRHAVYDKYNETECADSASR